In Aspergillus fumigatus Af293 chromosome 2, whole genome shotgun sequence, a genomic segment contains:
- a CDS encoding asparagine--tRNA ligase DED81, with the protein MIPRTTQTTEDFFSLASLSNLTGQEQSDCNMATIYIDEDVGRDDSTATGSESAPYKTLVHAYLQHPPAEGNQYLMRKSQTDATGEDVDPAAKLEWKPPTKSATKKALSIVEQRKKKAAKEQELAIREKQEAEKRQKVLEEAKKVVITEDPSLPKPVRIRLDVTDPAIVKLGSPETQTAGTRVRVLGRVHRLRVQKDVIFLTLSDGYGYLQCVLTGNLTKTYDAMTLTLETSMAIHGEMRAVPPKQHAPNDRELHADFFTVIGRAAGDKEAITTRVAKDADPQTLYDNRHLVLRGEISSAVMKVRAACLKAFRQVFEEKRMLEVTPPAMVQTQVEGGSTLFKFDYYGEDAYLTQSSQLYLETCLPSLGDVFCVCPSFRAEKSLTRRHLSEYTHIEAELDFITFTDLLDHLEEVICRVIELTLANPATAALIKQLNPDFKPPSRPFRRMKYADAIQWLVEHDIPNEEGKPHQFGDDIAEAAERKMTDIINQPIFLTHFPAEIKAFYMKKDPEDRRVTESVDVLMPGVGEIVGGSMRMDDWDELMAAYKHEGMDPTPYYWYTDQRKYGTSPHGGYGLGLERFLAWLCARYTVRDCCLYPRFTGRCTP; encoded by the exons ATGATCCCACGAACAACCCAAACAACCGAGGACTTTTTCTCTCTAGCATCACTTTCTAATTTAACTGGACAAGAACAATCAGATTGCAATATGGCCACAATTTACATCGACGAGGACGTCGGCCGGGACGATTCGACCGCGACCGGTTCTGAATCGGCCCCCTACAAGACTCTTGTCCATGCATACCTCCAACACCCCCCCGCCGAGGGCAATCAATACTTGATGCGCAAATCTCAAACGGACGCCACAGGAGAGGACGTCGACCCAGCCGCCAAGTTGGAGTGGAAGCCACCGACCAAGTCGGCCACAAAGAAGGCGCTCAGCATTGTCGagcagcggaagaagaaggcagccaaggagcaggaaTTGGCCATTCGCGAGAAGCAGGAAGCTGAAAAGCGTCAGAAGGTCCTGGAGGAGGCCAAGAAAGTTGTCATCACGGAAGATCCCTCTTTGCCCAAGCCTGTTCGAATTCGCTTGGATGTCACCGACCCAGCCATCGTCAAGCTTGGATCCCCCGAAACACAAACTGCGGGTACTCGTGTCCGTGTGTTGGGACGAGTCCATCGCCTGCGCGTCCAGAAGGATGTGATTTTTCTGACTCTTAGTGACGGCTACGGCTACTTGCAGTGTGTTCTGACCGGAAACCTGACCAAGACCTACGACGCCATGACTCTCACTCTCGAAACCTCCATGGCCATCCATGGAGAGATGCGCGCGGTGCCTCCCAAGCAGCATGCGCCCAACGACCGGGAACTGCATGCGGATTTCTTCACCGTCATTGGTCGCGCTGCCGGTGACAAGGAGGCCATCACCACCCGTGTGGCCAAGGACGCCGACCCCCAGACCCTCTACGACAACCGTCACCTCGTCCTCCGTGGAGAGATCTCCTCGGCCGTGATGAAGGTGCGTGCCGCCTGCCTCAAGGCTTTCCGTCAGGTATTTGAGGAGAAGCGCATGCTGGAAGTGACCCCGCCTGCCATGGTGCAGACGCAAGTCGAGGGTGGTAGCACCCTGTTCAAATTCGACTACTACGGCGAAGACGCATACCTCACCCAATCCTCCCAGCTCTACCTGGAAACCTGCCTGCCCTCTCTGGGTGACGTTTTCTGTGTCTGCCCTTCCTTCCGCGCCGAAAAGTCCCTCACCCGTCGTCATCTGTCCGAGTACACCCACATCGAGGCAGAGCTCGACTTCATCACCTTCACCGACCTGCTCGACCACCTCGAAGAGGTCATCTGCCGGGTCATTGAGCTGACCCTCGCCAACCCCGCCACCGCTGCCCTCATCAAGCAGCTCAACCCCGACTTCAAACCCCCCAGTCGCCCCTTCCGTCGCATGAAGTACGCCGACGCTATTCAGTGGTTGGTGGAACATGACATCCCCAATGAGGAGGGCAAGCCCCACCAGTTCGGTGACGATATCGCCGAAGCTGCCGAGCGCAAGATGAccgacatcatcaaccagccCATCTTCCTGACCCATTTCCCCGCCGAGATCAAGGCCTTCTACATGAAGAAGGATCCTGAAGATCGCCGCGTCACCGAGAGTGTCGACGTCCTCATGCCTGGTGTCGGCGAGATTGTCGGCGGCAGTATGAGAATGGACGACTGGGACGAACTGATGGCCGCCTACAAGCACGAGGGAATGGATCCCACCCCGTACTACTGGTACACCGATCAGAGAAA GTACGGCACATCCCCTCATGGTGGATACGGCCTCGGTCTCGAACGGTTCCTCGCTTGGTTGTGTGCCCGCTACACAGTCCGAGACTGTTGTCTGTATCCCCGTTTCACCGGTCGTTGCACACCTTGA
- a CDS encoding putative differentiation regulator (Nrd1) yields MQTTDAASISNRLMHSKFSSLNADNTGFSHGAYNSNLPVQGFADRNARRPNIPHINTSNPASTLSDGMANSGTAFDMNFTPLLPSQLLLGSPFQPGTPSAFASPQFANFGGFSQANASAHAQNHQTQLGSPTQAAPNAGLYSGMMATDGLANSHLLNGPQSPIGGLGGLGNAAFGSPAAAVTPGLLSGTSRTVYLGNIPAETSAEEILNHVRSGQIESVRLLPDKNCAFISFLDSNSATHFHSDAILKKLAIKGNDIKVGWGKPSQVPTSVALAVQQSGASRNVYLGNLPEELTEDELREDLGKFGPIDTVKIVREKAIGFVHFLSISNAMKAVSQLPQEAKWQAPRRVFYGKDRCAYVSKTQQQNAAQFLGIAPGYAHILNSADRDLITNALAQQSVAAAAVATSAGGVNNLGNRTIYLGNIHPETTIEEICNVVRGGLLHHIRYIPDKHICFVTFIDPTSAASFYALSNLQGLMIHNRRLKIGWGKHSGPLPPAIALAVSGGASRNVYVGNLDETWTEERLRQDFSEYGEIELVNTLREKSCAFVNFTNIANAIKAIEGMRNREEYKRFKINFGKDRCGNPPRQTGNGGQHGRNGAGLEGTQSPPPALNNFQPNLSQSGSQSSPTRHALSPAPGSTGSQNGHQQNRHPLQTVSSPSGILNVGANNPLTMYLNQMSAQQQAQDQENRLNDPMALAALQSQSQPQAQQQSYYNAASSSELTNGSIEAPMHQRKPSSGYLNVTNGSSGPSHHATASTSSLSVPRAQHSRTVSLPSFSQEPFGPVSSQPGHGRSGVAHQPQASFSSFSSALGGLNHAGFGLAIQNESSLPGWAEEEIGAK; encoded by the coding sequence ATGCAAACCACCGATGCCGCGAGTATCTCGAACCGTTTAATGCATTCCAAATTCTCTTCCCTGAACGCGGACAACACGGGGTTCTCCCACGGCGCGTACAATTCTAATCTTCCCGTCCAGGGTTTCGCGGATCGGAACGCTCGTCGTCCCAACATCCCTCACATCAATACCTCTAACCCGGCCTCGACCCTCTCGGACGGCATGGCAAACTCCGGCACGGCATTTGACATGAACTTCACGcctctcctcccttctcAGCTTCTGCTGGGCAGTCCATTCCAGCCTGGAACTCCCTCAGCCTTCGCTTCGCCGCAGTTTGCTAATTTCGGTGGCTTCTCCCAGGCCAATGCCTCCGCACATGCACAAAATCATCAAACCCAGTTGGGAAGCCCAACCCAGGCCGCACCGAACGCCGGTTTGTATTCAGGGATGATGGCAACCGACGGCTTGGCGAACTCTCACTTGTTGAACGGCCCACAGTCTCCAATTGGTGGTCTGGGAGGCCTTGGTAATGCAGCATTTGGCAGTCCCGCAGCGGCAGTAACCCCTGGTCTCCTCTCGGGCACGAGCCGGACCGTGTACCTGGGCAACATTCCCGCCGAAACCTCCGCGGAGGAGATTCTTAATCATGTACGTAGTGGACAGATTGAGTCGGTTCGCTTGCTTCCAGATAAGAACTGTGCCTTTATCTCCTTCCTGGACAGCAACTCGGCGACCCACTTCCATTCGGATGCTatcctgaagaagctggccATCAAGGGCAATGACATCAAGGTGGGATGGGGCAAGCCGTCCCAGGTTCCAACCTCGGTTGCGCTGGCGGTTCAGCAATCCGGTGCCTCGCGCAATGTATATCTGGGCAACCTTCCCGAAGAGTTGACGGAAGATGAGCTGCGCGAGGATCTCGGTAAATTCGGGCCGATTGACACCGTCAAGATCGTGAGGGAAAAGGCGATTGGGTTTGTGCACTTTTTGTCGATCAGCAATGCAATGAAGGCCGTTTCCCAGTTGCCCCAAGAAGCCAAATGGCAGGCCCCGAGACGCGTCTTCTATGGTAAGGATCGCTGCGCGTACGTGTCCAAGACCCAGCAGCAAAATGCGGCACAATTCTTGGGAATCGCTCCTGGCTACGCGCATATCTTGAACTCCGCAGACCGCGATCTGATCACCAACGCTCTCGCTCAACAGTCTgtcgctgccgctgccgtGGCCACCTCAGCTGGCGGCGTCAACAATCTGGGCAACAGGACCATTTACTTGGGCAACATCCACCCGGAAAccaccatcgaggagatTTGCAACGTGGTCCGGGGCGGACTGCTGCACCATATCCGATACATCCCGGACAAGCACATTTGTTTCGTGACCTTCATTGATCCAACCTCAGCCGCCTCCTTCTACGCGCTGAGCAACCTGCAGGGTCTGATGATTCACAATCGCCGCCTGAAGATTGGCTGGGGCAAGCACTCGGGccctctccctcctgccATTGCACTGGCAGTGAGTGGCGGGGCTTCCCGCAATGTGTATGTCGGCAACCTCGATGAGACGTGGACAGAGGAGCGCCTCCGCCAGGACTTTTCTGAGTACGGCGAGATTGAGTTGGTGAACACGTTGCGAGAGAAGAGCTGCGCTTTTGTCAACTTTACCAACATTGCCAATGCGATCAAAGCGATTGAGGGAATGCGCAACCGCGAGGAGTATAAGCGATTCAAGATCAACTTTGGCAAGGATCGTTGCGGTAACCCCCCACGACAAACTGGCAATGGTGGACAGCATGGTCGGAATGGAGCGGGTCTCGAAGGAACCCAGTCTCCGCCCCCAGCGCTTAACAACTTTCAACCAAATCTGAGCCAATCTGGCTCCCAGTCGAGTCCCACTCGCCATGCTCTGTCACCTGCGCCCGGCTCGACTGGCTCTCAAAACGGACATCAGCAGAACCGTCACCCTCTGCAAACCGTGTCCTCGCCTTCTGGTATCTTGAATGTGGGCGCCAACAACCCGCTGACCATGTATCTGAACCAAATGTccgctcagcagcaggctcaggaCCAGGAGAACCGACTGAATGACCCGATGGCTCTGGCTGCCCTTCAATCGCAATCACAACCCCAGGCCCAACAACAGTCGTACTACAACgctgccagcagcagcgagctCACGAACGGAAGCATCGAGGCTCCCATGCACCAACGCAAGCCCTCGAGTGGATATTTGAATGTGACCAATGGCTCCTCAGGGCCAAGCCATCACGCAActgccagcaccagcagtTTGAGTGTGCCTCGTGCGCAGCATTCTCGCACCGTGAGCTTACCCTCGTTCTCCCAGGAGCCCTTTGGCCCTGTCTCGAGCCAGCCCGGCCATGGCCGCTCAGGTGTCGCTCACCAGCCCCAAGCAagtttctccagcttctcctcggccCTGGGAGGACTGAATCACGCGGGATTTGGGCTGGCTATCCAGAACGAATCGTCTCTGCCCGGATGGgctgaagaggaaatcgGTGCAAAATAA